From Streptomyces yatensis, one genomic window encodes:
- a CDS encoding helix-turn-helix transcriptional regulator: MLETSARLLRLLSLLQAHREWSGADLADRLGVTPRTVRRDVDRLRELGYPVHSTPGTGGGYQLGAGAQLPPLLLDDEEAVAVAVRLRQAAGGGVEGIEETSVRALAKLEQVLPDRLRRRVGALSAFTVPLSGWNPGPGVDPGVLTELAAACRDCHQLRFEYRDHGGALTRRTAEPHRLVAAQRRWYLVAWDVDRADWRTYRVDRITPTPPHGPRFTPRRPPAEDIAAYVARGITTSVYSQRATVLLRVPAERAAERFSPSVGVLEAVDEQSCLLHTGASSPDLLVLHIALSGFDFEVREPVELNDYIREIRDRLDRALG; this comes from the coding sequence ATGCTGGAGACCTCGGCCCGACTGCTCCGCCTGCTCTCCCTGCTGCAGGCCCACCGCGAATGGTCCGGCGCGGATCTCGCCGACCGGCTCGGGGTCACCCCGCGCACCGTGCGCCGCGATGTGGACCGGCTGCGCGAGCTCGGCTACCCGGTGCACTCCACACCGGGCACCGGCGGCGGCTATCAGCTGGGCGCGGGCGCCCAGTTGCCGCCGCTGCTGCTCGACGACGAGGAGGCGGTGGCGGTCGCGGTGCGGCTGCGCCAGGCCGCGGGCGGCGGGGTCGAGGGCATCGAGGAGACCTCGGTACGGGCCCTGGCCAAGCTGGAACAGGTGCTGCCGGACCGGCTGCGCCGCCGGGTGGGCGCGCTGAGCGCCTTCACCGTGCCGCTGTCCGGCTGGAACCCGGGGCCAGGAGTGGACCCCGGGGTGCTGACCGAGCTGGCCGCCGCCTGCCGGGACTGCCATCAGCTGCGCTTCGAGTACCGCGACCACGGCGGTGCCCTCACCCGCCGCACCGCCGAACCACATCGGCTGGTCGCCGCGCAGCGCCGCTGGTACCTGGTGGCCTGGGACGTCGACCGCGCCGACTGGCGTACGTACCGGGTCGACCGGATCACCCCGACCCCGCCGCACGGCCCCCGGTTCACCCCGCGCCGCCCGCCCGCCGAGGACATCGCCGCCTATGTGGCCCGGGGCATCACCACCTCGGTCTACTCCCAGCGGGCCACCGTGCTGCTGCGGGTGCCCGCCGAGCGGGCGGCCGAGCGGTTCTCACCCTCGGTGGGGGTGCTGGAGGCCGTCGACGAGCAGAGCTGTCTGCTGCACACCGGCGCTTCCAGCCCCGATCTGCTGGTGCTCCATATCGCGCTGAGCGGCTTCGACTTCGAGGTGCGCGAGCCGGTGGAGCTGAACGACTACATCCGGGAGATCAGGGACCGTCTGGATCGGGCCCTGGGCTGA
- the ctaD gene encoding cytochrome c oxidase subunit I, with amino-acid sequence MATDTARAAGPAGVTRQGSVLVDWVTTTDHKKIGHLYLISSFGFFLVGGVLALVMRAELARPGLQVVSQEQFNQAFTLHGTIMLLLFATPAFAGFANEIMPLQIGAPDVAFPRLNMLSYWLYLFGGLMVLTGLVVPQGAAAFGWTAYAPLNSAIRSPGVGADLWIMGLALSGFGTILGAVNFLTTIMAMRAPGMTMFRMPIFTWNTLFTSIMILMAFPVLAAALLALEADRRFGAVVFDAQYGGPLLWQHLFWFFGHPEVYIIALPFFGIITEIIPVFSRKPIFGYVTLIGATMAITGLSMVVWAHHMFATGSVLLPFFSLMSFLIAVPTGVKFFNWIGTMLGGSVSLEAPMLWAVGFLVSFLFGGLTGVILASPPMDFHVTDTYFVVGHFHYVVFGTVVFAMFAGFYFWWPKFTGKLLDERLARIHFWTLFTGFHTTFLVQHWLGVEGMPRRYADYLAADGFTALNTVSTIGSFLLGLSTLPFLYNVWRTAKYGKKVEVDDPWGFGRSLEWVTSCPPPRHNFTTLPRIRSESPAFDLHHPEVASLEQEKDQQLKARGSISPGPDPDGP; translated from the coding sequence ATGGCGACAGACACCGCGCGGGCCGCCGGTCCGGCAGGGGTGACGCGGCAGGGCAGCGTGCTCGTGGACTGGGTCACCACCACCGACCACAAGAAGATCGGGCATCTGTATCTGATCTCGTCGTTCGGCTTCTTCCTGGTCGGCGGCGTGCTGGCGCTGGTGATGCGCGCCGAGCTGGCCCGTCCGGGCCTCCAGGTCGTCTCGCAGGAGCAGTTCAACCAGGCCTTCACCCTGCATGGCACGATCATGCTGCTGCTCTTCGCGACCCCGGCCTTCGCGGGGTTCGCCAACGAGATCATGCCGCTGCAGATCGGCGCGCCCGATGTGGCCTTCCCGCGCCTCAACATGCTGTCGTACTGGCTGTATCTGTTCGGCGGGCTGATGGTGCTGACCGGTCTGGTGGTGCCGCAGGGCGCCGCGGCCTTCGGCTGGACCGCCTATGCCCCGCTCAACAGCGCGATCCGCTCCCCCGGTGTCGGCGCCGATCTGTGGATCATGGGGCTGGCGCTGTCGGGCTTCGGGACGATCCTGGGCGCGGTGAACTTCCTGACCACCATCATGGCGATGCGCGCGCCGGGCATGACGATGTTCCGGATGCCGATCTTCACCTGGAACACCCTCTTCACCTCGATCATGATCCTGATGGCGTTCCCGGTGCTGGCGGCGGCGCTGCTGGCGCTGGAGGCGGACCGGCGGTTCGGGGCGGTGGTCTTCGACGCCCAGTACGGCGGGCCGCTGCTGTGGCAGCACCTCTTCTGGTTCTTCGGCCATCCCGAGGTCTACATCATCGCGCTGCCGTTCTTCGGCATCATCACCGAGATCATCCCGGTCTTCTCGCGTAAGCCGATCTTCGGCTATGTGACGCTGATCGGCGCGACCATGGCCATCACCGGGCTGTCGATGGTGGTCTGGGCCCACCATATGTTCGCCACGGGATCGGTGCTGCTGCCCTTCTTCTCCCTGATGTCGTTTCTGATCGCGGTGCCGACCGGGGTGAAGTTCTTCAACTGGATCGGCACCATGCTGGGCGGCTCGGTGTCCCTGGAGGCGCCGATGCTGTGGGCGGTCGGCTTCCTGGTGAGCTTTCTCTTCGGGGGACTCACCGGCGTCATCCTGGCCTCACCGCCCATGGACTTCCATGTCACCGACACCTACTTCGTCGTGGGCCACTTCCACTACGTGGTCTTCGGGACGGTCGTCTTCGCGATGTTCGCGGGGTTCTACTTCTGGTGGCCCAAGTTCACGGGCAAGCTGCTGGACGAGCGGCTGGCCCGGATCCACTTCTGGACCCTCTTCACCGGCTTCCACACCACCTTCCTGGTGCAGCACTGGCTGGGGGTGGAGGGGATGCCGCGCCGCTACGCCGACTATCTGGCGGCGGACGGCTTCACCGCGCTCAACACGGTCTCCACCATCGGCTCCTTCCTGCTGGGCCTGTCCACCCTGCCGTTCCTCTACAACGTCTGGCGGACGGCCAAGTACGGAAAGAAGGTGGAGGTCGACGACCCCTGGGGGTTCGGCCGCTCCCTGGAATGGGTGACCTCCTGTCCCCCGCCCCGGCACAACTTCACCACCCTGCCCCGGATCCGCTCCGAATCACCGGCCTTCGATCTGCACCATCCGGAGGTGGCGAGCCTGGAGCAGGAGAAGGACCAACAGCTCAAGGCCCGGGGCTCGATCAGCCCAGGGCCCGATCCAGACGGTCCCTGA
- a CDS encoding gas vesicle protein K gives MSRKVELDQDTVERDLMRLVLTVVELLRQLMERQALRRVDEGDLTEDQEERIGVTLMLLEDRMGTLCERYGIAPSDLNLDLGPLGPLLSPRE, from the coding sequence GTGAGCCGCAAGGTGGAGCTGGACCAGGACACCGTCGAACGCGACCTGATGAGGCTGGTGCTGACCGTGGTGGAGCTGTTGCGCCAGCTCATGGAGCGACAGGCGCTGCGCCGGGTGGACGAGGGCGATCTGACCGAGGACCAGGAAGAGCGGATCGGGGTCACGCTGATGCTGCTGGAGGACCGGATGGGCACGCTCTGCGAGCGCTACGGGATCGCGCCCTCCGATCTCAATCTGGACCTTGGGCCACTCGGTCCGCTGCTGTCCCCGAGGGAGTGA
- a CDS encoding gas vesicle protein — translation MTMAPEGPLAHQQIALVDVLDRLLAGGVVITGDLTLRIADVDLVRIDLRALISSVNANVPSPWEEP, via the coding sequence ATGACGATGGCCCCCGAGGGCCCGTTGGCCCATCAGCAGATCGCCCTGGTGGACGTGCTGGACCGGCTGCTCGCCGGCGGTGTGGTGATCACCGGTGATCTGACCCTGCGGATCGCCGACGTCGATCTGGTCCGCATCGATCTGCGCGCCCTCATCAGCTCGGTCAACGCCAATGTCCCGTCCCCCTGGGAGGAACCGTGA
- a CDS encoding GvpL/GvpF family gas vesicle protein, translated as MTEGLRYAYAVVRDTAAPQAPLDALTALEDVPGVAGEPVVAVRHQGLAVLAGAVPAEDFDEGPLRERLEDMAWLEKVARTHQRVVDTVGAESCVIPVRLATVCQGEEGLRRMLATGRERFASALDRLEGRVEWGVKAYAATPAPQEPPAPDGPPAGTPNAPGGMSGRDYLRRRKAQRQAAERRWGDTEEGARLVHETLSGLAERARLHPPQDPRLSGVSDRNVLNAAYLVRREDGAAFAERVGELAGRTAALRVELTGPWAPYSFTAPDENATPDEKNAVPDENTAPAGAESAGAEG; from the coding sequence ATGACCGAAGGACTGCGGTACGCCTACGCGGTCGTGCGCGACACCGCCGCGCCGCAGGCCCCCCTGGACGCCCTCACCGCGCTGGAGGACGTGCCCGGAGTCGCGGGCGAACCGGTGGTGGCCGTGCGCCATCAGGGGCTCGCCGTGCTGGCGGGCGCCGTACCGGCCGAGGACTTCGACGAGGGCCCGCTGCGGGAGCGGCTGGAGGACATGGCCTGGCTGGAGAAGGTGGCCCGGACCCATCAGCGGGTGGTCGACACCGTCGGCGCCGAATCCTGTGTCATACCGGTCCGGCTGGCCACCGTCTGCCAGGGCGAGGAGGGGCTGCGGCGGATGCTCGCCACCGGGCGGGAGCGGTTCGCCTCGGCGCTGGACCGGCTGGAGGGCCGGGTCGAATGGGGCGTCAAGGCATACGCCGCGACGCCCGCGCCCCAGGAGCCGCCCGCGCCCGACGGGCCGCCCGCCGGAACCCCGAACGCCCCGGGCGGCATGTCCGGCCGCGACTATCTGCGCCGCCGCAAGGCACAGCGGCAGGCGGCCGAGCGGCGCTGGGGCGATACGGAGGAGGGCGCGCGGCTGGTGCACGAGACCCTCAGCGGGCTGGCCGAGCGGGCCCGGCTGCATCCGCCGCAGGACCCCCGGCTGTCGGGGGTGTCCGACCGCAATGTGCTGAACGCCGCGTATCTGGTGCGGCGCGAGGACGGCGCCGCCTTCGCCGAGCGGGTCGGTGAGTTGGCCGGGCGGACGGCCGCGCTGCGGGTGGAGCTGACCGGCCCCTGGGCGCCGTACTCCTTCACCGCCCCGGACGAGAACGCCACCCCGGACGAGAAGAACGCCGTCCCCGACGAGAACACCGCCCCGGCCGGGGCCGAGAGCGCGGGGGCCGAGGGATGA
- a CDS encoding gas vesicle protein, translating to MASRGEGGANLADILERVLDKGVVIAGDIRINLLDIELLTIKLRLIVASVDKAKEMGIDWWEHDPSLSSRARTEVNGQKKTEANGQEKTEVTSGENRESAE from the coding sequence CTGGCGAGCCGTGGTGAGGGCGGGGCCAACCTCGCCGACATCCTGGAGCGGGTGCTCGACAAGGGTGTGGTGATCGCGGGCGATATCCGCATCAACCTGCTCGACATCGAACTTCTCACGATCAAGCTGCGGCTGATCGTGGCCTCGGTCGACAAGGCGAAGGAGATGGGCATCGACTGGTGGGAGCACGACCCCTCGCTCTCGTCACGCGCCCGGACCGAGGTGAACGGCCAGAAGAAGACCGAGGCGAACGGTCAGGAGAAGACCGAGGTGACCAGCGGGGAGAACCGGGAGAGCGCCGAATGA
- a CDS encoding gas vesicle protein GvpG: MLMIGWVLRQVVAAAEREYYDPANIQRALAELETQLDQGVIDEKEFERQEDVLLDRLEEAHQWANGTL, translated from the coding sequence ATGCTGATGATCGGCTGGGTGCTGAGGCAGGTCGTCGCCGCCGCGGAGCGGGAGTACTACGACCCGGCCAACATCCAGCGCGCCCTGGCCGAGCTGGAGACCCAGCTCGACCAGGGCGTGATCGACGAGAAGGAGTTCGAGCGGCAGGAGGACGTGCTGCTCGACCGGTTGGAGGAGGCACACCAGTGGGCGAACGGGACTCTGTGA
- a CDS encoding GvpL/GvpF family gas vesicle protein encodes MTTYVYGIARGEVRDLGDRLLGIGDPPLPVRALNQGELAAIVSDCPPELKPRRRDLLAHQHVLAEVSDSRPVLPMRFGSVSSSDDDVRSVLAEHADRYQDQLSRLSDRVEYNVKVVHDEDAVLHQVLAEEPELRVMAEANRSAGGGTYEERVRFGELMASAVRAREVRDAKLVEEALAPAAEDVRPGPESGGWFLSLSLLLAKDGADPLLTAAAEVEQTHPWLKLRINGPLPPYSFVES; translated from the coding sequence ATGACCACGTATGTCTACGGCATCGCGCGCGGTGAGGTCCGGGACCTGGGCGATCGGCTGCTGGGCATCGGCGACCCCCCGCTTCCGGTCCGGGCACTGAACCAGGGCGAGCTGGCCGCGATCGTCAGCGACTGCCCGCCGGAGCTCAAGCCCCGGCGCCGCGATCTGCTGGCCCATCAGCATGTGCTGGCCGAGGTGAGCGACTCCCGCCCGGTGCTGCCGATGCGCTTCGGCAGCGTCTCCTCCAGCGACGACGACGTCCGCAGCGTGCTGGCCGAGCACGCCGACCGCTACCAGGACCAGCTCAGCCGGCTGTCCGACCGGGTGGAGTACAACGTCAAGGTCGTGCACGACGAGGACGCGGTGCTCCACCAGGTGCTCGCCGAGGAGCCGGAGCTGCGGGTGATGGCCGAGGCCAACCGGTCGGCCGGCGGCGGCACCTACGAGGAACGGGTGCGCTTCGGCGAGCTGATGGCGAGCGCCGTACGGGCCCGTGAGGTGCGGGACGCCAAGCTGGTGGAGGAGGCGCTGGCCCCGGCCGCCGAGGACGTGCGCCCCGGCCCGGAGAGCGGCGGCTGGTTCCTCAGCCTGTCCCTGCTGCTCGCCAAGGACGGCGCCGATCCGCTGCTGACGGCGGCGGCCGAGGTGGAGCAGACCCACCCCTGGCTGAAGCTGCGGATCAACGGTCCGCTGCCGCCGTACAGCTTCGTCGAGTCCTGA
- a CDS encoding gas vesicle structural protein GvpA — translation MTTVVPAQQSRGGGGSSGLYDVLELILDRGLVIDAFIRVSLVGIEILKIDVRIVVASVDTYLRFAEACNRLDLESGPNKSPGLPEVVEGITENGARSKTKGALSGAGDTVSKAAQSVADAIRPSEEDEEEEEPRRRRPARKAAPRKSEESA, via the coding sequence ATGACCACTGTGGTCCCAGCACAGCAATCCAGGGGCGGGGGCGGCAGCAGCGGCCTGTACGACGTCCTGGAACTCATCCTCGACCGAGGGCTGGTGATCGACGCGTTCATCCGAGTCTCCCTCGTCGGCATCGAGATACTCAAGATCGACGTTCGGATCGTGGTGGCGAGCGTCGACACGTATCTGCGCTTCGCCGAGGCGTGCAACCGGCTCGACCTGGAGTCGGGCCCGAACAAGTCCCCCGGACTGCCCGAGGTCGTCGAGGGCATCACCGAGAACGGGGCGCGGAGCAAGACCAAGGGCGCCCTGTCCGGAGCCGGCGACACCGTCTCCAAGGCCGCCCAGTCCGTGGCCGACGCGATCCGGCCGTCGGAGGAGGACGAGGAGGAGGAGGAGCCCCGCCGTCGGCGTCCGGCCCGTAAGGCGGCGCCGAGGAAGTCCGAGGAGTCCGCATGA
- the gvpO gene encoding gas vesicle protein GvpO — translation MTDRSDETPEKTAAGGPSPLALLRAARDQLVELTGLYPESLPRLERTDEGWLLEAEVVELARVPETMSLMALYEVTLDPDGLLTGYRRLRRYERGRSDRR, via the coding sequence ATGACTGACAGATCAGATGAAACCCCCGAGAAGACGGCGGCCGGCGGTCCGAGCCCGCTGGCACTCCTGCGTGCCGCCCGTGACCAGCTCGTCGAGCTGACGGGCCTGTACCCCGAGTCCCTCCCCCGTCTGGAGCGGACCGACGAGGGGTGGCTGCTGGAGGCCGAGGTGGTGGAGCTGGCCCGGGTGCCGGAGACGATGAGCCTGATGGCCCTGTACGAGGTGACCCTCGACCCGGACGGCTTGCTCACCGGATACCGCCGCCTCCGCCGCTATGAGCGCGGCCGGAGCGACCGCCGCTGA
- a CDS encoding I78 family peptidase inhibitor, with translation MGPVPNHPAEPDDDLDSYVGLDARTAEERARARGWSTVRTLPPGAIITMEYLRGRIDFEVDDGTVKRCWRG, from the coding sequence ATGGGACCTGTACCGAACCATCCGGCCGAACCCGACGACGACCTCGACAGCTATGTGGGCCTCGATGCCCGGACCGCGGAGGAGAGGGCGCGCGCACGCGGCTGGAGCACCGTACGGACGCTTCCGCCGGGCGCGATCATCACGATGGAATACCTGCGCGGGCGGATCGACTTCGAGGTGGACGACGGCACCGTGAAGCGCTGCTGGCGCGGCTGA
- a CDS encoding phosphatase PAP2 family protein produces the protein MRTEDKLPASEERRPDLARPRMTRTRFWLLGTTLAVYAATVIGVLTTSWLVKLDWQIMLFRPYKQWPEFHTFLDYFVVMGQRGPTAVAVAAWLGWCCYRQRTLRPLLALGTSLLLLNATVGAVKIGFGRLGPHYATTVGSNEMWGTGDIFPSGHTANAVVTWGILAYLATTPVARRVASLIAAGFAFGVGMTTVYLGTHWLSDVVLGWAAGVLVLLALPWLEPAMARAEVLLLALWRRMREGWAPVPVPSGRPVAGTPLATPRAARDDELPAREPVGVVRPGAATGRGADPRPHHPVRQHTVRSERTPVTPVGSRRPPHADRVPRATTPFGPTGASRGRTATGG, from the coding sequence GTGCGTACCGAAGACAAGCTCCCCGCGTCCGAGGAGCGAAGGCCCGATCTCGCGCGACCGCGCATGACCCGAACACGCTTCTGGCTGCTCGGGACCACGCTGGCGGTCTACGCGGCGACCGTGATCGGCGTGCTCACCACCTCATGGCTGGTGAAGCTCGACTGGCAGATCATGCTCTTCAGGCCCTACAAGCAGTGGCCCGAGTTCCACACCTTCCTGGACTACTTCGTGGTCATGGGCCAGCGCGGACCCACCGCGGTGGCCGTCGCCGCCTGGCTGGGCTGGTGCTGCTACCGGCAGCGGACCCTGCGCCCGCTGCTGGCGCTGGGCACGTCCCTGCTGCTGCTGAACGCCACCGTGGGCGCGGTGAAGATCGGCTTCGGCCGGCTCGGTCCGCACTACGCGACCACGGTCGGCTCCAATGAGATGTGGGGCACCGGCGATATATTTCCTTCGGGTCACACCGCGAACGCCGTGGTCACCTGGGGGATTCTGGCCTATCTGGCGACCACCCCCGTCGCGCGCCGGGTCGCCTCGCTGATCGCCGCGGGCTTCGCCTTCGGGGTCGGCATGACCACCGTCTACCTCGGCACCCACTGGCTGAGCGATGTGGTGCTGGGCTGGGCCGCCGGAGTGCTGGTGCTGCTGGCGCTGCCGTGGCTGGAGCCGGCCATGGCCCGCGCCGAGGTGCTGCTGCTGGCCCTGTGGCGCCGGATGCGCGAGGGCTGGGCGCCCGTGCCGGTGCCGTCCGGCCGCCCGGTCGCCGGGACCCCGCTGGCCACCCCGCGCGCCGCCCGCGACGACGAGCTGCCCGCCCGCGAGCCGGTGGGCGTGGTCCGACCCGGCGCCGCCACCGGCCGTGGCGCCGACCCGCGGCCCCACCACCCGGTCCGCCAGCACACGGTGCGCTCCGAGCGCACCCCGGTCACCCCGGTCGGCAGCCGCCGGCCGCCGCACGCCGACCGGGTGCCGCGCGCCACGACGCCCTTCGGCCCGACCGGCGCCTCCCGCGGCCGGACCGCCACCGGAGGCTGA